A genomic region of Aspergillus oryzae RIB40 DNA, chromosome 1 contains the following coding sequences:
- the sonA gene encoding putative nuclear pore complex protein (SonA) (mRNA export protein (contains WD40 repeats)): MSLFGSVGTTSTTAGQTNTTGDISKDVALNSPPEDSISDLQFSPASEHLAVASWDKKVRIYEINDQGQSEGKALFEHEAPVLSCCWAPDGTKVVGAGADKAARMLDLAANATTPVQVAAHDAPIKCCQMIPNPAGGTPLLVTGSWDKTVKYWDLRQSTPIATVECQERVYTMDVKNKLLVVGTADRYINIINLDNPTKFYKTMQSPLKWQTRVVSCFTDATGFAVGSIEGRCAIQYVEDKDSSSNFSFKCHRETPPNQRDINNIYSVNAISFHPVHGTFSTAGSDGTFHFWDKDAKHRLKGYPSVGGTISSTAFNRNGNIFAYSVSYDWSKGYSANTQQLPNKVMLHPVAQEEVKPRPGTRKR, encoded by the exons ATGTCGCTCTTCGGTTCTGTCGGCACTACGTCGACAACAGCGGGCCAAACAAACACCACCGGCGACATATCTAAAGATGTCGCTCTCAATTCGCCTCCTGAAGATAGCATTTCTGATCTTCAGTTTTCCCCCGCCAGTGAACATCTTGCGGTAGCTTCTTGGGACAAGAAAGTCCGCATTTATGAGATCAATGATCAGGGACAGAGTGAAGGAAAAGCTCTCTTTGAGCATGAAGCTCCAGTTTtaagctgctgctgggcaCCG GATGGAACTAAAGTAGTAGGCGCTGGTGCCGATAAGGCTGCACGCATGCTCGATCTCGCTGCAAATGCTACGACCCCCGTCCAGGTCGCAGCTCACGATGCTCCGATCAAATGCTGCCAGATGATTCCGAATCCTGCTGGAGGTACACCCCTCCTAGTGACCGGCTCGTGGGACAAGACAGTCAAATACTGGGATCTACGGCAATCGACCCCGATCGCCACGGTAGAATGTCAGGAGCGTGTCTACACCATGGATGTCAAGAACAAGCTGCTAGTGGTTGGAACTGCAGACCGATACATTAACATCATCAATCTCGACAATCCCACCAAATTCTACAAAACTATGCAATCCCCTCTCAAGTGGCAGACGCGAGTAGTCAGCTGCTTCACAGATGCTACGGGGTTTGCTGTTGGCAGTATCGAGGGCCGCTGTGCTATTCAGTACGTGGAGGACAAGGACTCTAGCTCGAACTTCAGCTTCAAATGTCATCGAGAGACACCCCCAAACCAACGCGACATCAATAACATCTATTCCGTCAATGCTATCTCTTTCCACCCGGTTCATGGCACTTTCAGCACCGCTGGCAGCGATGGAACCTTTCACTTCTGGGACAAAGACGCCAAACATCGCCTAAAGGGATATCCCTCAGTAGGGGGGACCATCTCCAGCACCGCATTCAACCGCAATGGCAATATATTTGCCTACTCTGTGAGCTACGACTGGAGCAAAGGCTACTCGGCCAACACCCAACAGCTTCCTAATAAAGTAATGCTTCATCCagttgctcaagaagaggtGAAGCCCAGGCCTGGTACCAGGAAGAGGTAA
- a CDS encoding MYG1 family protein (predicted metal-binding protein) translates to MADETIAKKIKTSSPLIGTHSGHFHADEALAVYLLRQLPTYSASPLIRTRDPVQLATCHTVVDVGGEYDPANNRYDHHQRSFSTTFPNHTTKLSSAGLVYMHFGRAIIAEHTSLPVDHHDVNLLYEKLYTDFIEAIDANDNGISAYDPAEISAANLEKRFKDGAITITSVVGDMNNPDPTCPPGEPQDEDSLFGRASTFIGNVFTRKLHHASTSWLPARTTVGNSYRSRRDVHPSGRIIVLPQGGVPWKEHLYNFEKEASESDKPKSEEEVYYVLYPESATEGSKWRVQCVSVNETSFVSRKPLPETWRGVRDADLDGVMAAEAEKTGKPKIPEGAVFVHASGFIGGHKTKEGAFSMAVRGLEQ, encoded by the exons ATGGCCGACGAGACTATcgcaaagaaaatcaagacctcttctcccttgattGGGACTCATAG CGGCCATTTTCATGCCGACGAGGCCCTCGCGGTCTATCTTCTCCGACAACTCCCCACCTATTCTGCCTCTCCCCTCATCCGTACCAGAGATCCGGTGCAGCTAGCAACCTGCCACACTGTCGTCGACGTTGGTGGAGAATATGACCCCGCGAACAACCGTTATGATCACCATCAGCGTAGCTTTTCCACGACCTTCCCTAACCACACTACCAAATTGTCCTCGGCGGGCTTAGTATACATGCATTTCGGTCGAGCGATCATTGCTGAACACACGTCATTGCCGGTGGATCACCACGACGTGAACTTACTGTACGAAAAACTGTACACAGATttcatcgaagccatcgatGCCAACGACAATGGCATTTCAGCCTATGATCCCGCTGAAATATCTGCTGCTAATCTCGAGAAGCGCTTCAAGGATGgtgccatcaccatcacatcGGTGGTGGGTGACATGAACAACCCCGATCCGACCTGCCCGCCCGGGGAGCCTCAGGATGAAGACAGTCTCTTTGGTCGAGCAAGTACCTTTATTGGAAACGTTTTCACTCGCAAACTGCACCACGCCAGTACTTCCTGGTTACCTGCACGCACTACTGTGGGAAACTCCTACCGTTCCCGCCGTGATGTTCATCCTTCCGGCCGTATCATCGTTCTCCCTCAGGGCGGTGTGCCATGGAAAGAGCACTTGTATAACTTCGAAAAGGAAGCGTCGGAATCCGATAAGCCCAAgtccgaagaagaggtctATTACGTTCTCTACCCTGAGAGTGCTACTGAAGGATCTAAATGGCGCGTGCAGTGCGTGTCAGTGAATGAAACTAGCTTTGTGTCCAGGAAACCTCTGCCAGAGACCTGGCGTGGTGTTCGCGATGCAGATCTCGACGGTGTTATGGCCGCAGAAGCCGAGAAAACCGGCAAGCCCAAGATTCCTGAGGGTGCAGTTTTTGTCCATGCCAGCGGTTTCATCGGTGGCCATAAGACCAAGGAAGGAGCATTTTCCATGGCGGTCCGTGGCTTGGAGCAATag
- a CDS encoding SMP-30/gluconolactonase/LRE family protein (predicted protein), translating into MAWLQILGLVLSGLTHAQTGVTSPIAEACGPSMVCINRYANVLPYHFFRNVSTMDDISIFGDTTVASGTLLEGVNSANFLVYDRERGLEILGANPSYKFMFAVSEAVHEAPVYIASQNKLYLSQLAPPPGYLPQLVVDLNEDPPTLSEYLSDPPVYAPNGGTFHDGKIIWGASGGNRSIGGSEQRISLRTLDPETNKSVTLINNYFGYYFNTIDDLAVHPKTGDIWFTDPQYSWFNALTDTPPQLPSASYRYNASSGAVFVIDDSIGQPNGIAFSPGGSVVYITDTAAVSAPVDPQYGHPGSIFNATQRRTVYAFDVSEDGTSAYNKRPIYMASGFVPDGLKVAANGYIVAGVGRGVDVLDPSGQLLLTIQTNYTVQNFAWTGPELKTLWLMGNGGISKVEWQLEGQELR; encoded by the exons ATGGCGTGGCTGCAGATTCTGGGTCTTGTATTATCTGGGCTCACTCACGCTCAGACTGGAGTGACGTCCCCCATTGCAGAGGCATGCGGCCCTTCAATGGTATGCATCAATCGCTATGCCAATGTGTTGCC atatcatttctttcGAAACGTCTCTACTATGGATGACATATCTATTTTTGGTGATACCACAGTCGCCAGTGGTACTTTGCTAGAGGGTGTCAACTCGGCCAATTTTCTGGTATATGATAGGGAAAGGGGTCTAGAGATCCTGGGTGCCAACCCAAGTTATAAGTTCATGTTTGCCGTCTCCGAAGCTGTCCACGAGGCTCCTGTGTATATCGCATCGCAGAATAAACTCTACCTATCTCAGTTGGCTCCCCCCCCTGGCTATCTCCCCCAGCTCGTCGTGGATCTGAATGAAGACCCGCCCACACTGTCCGAGTACCTCTCTGACCCTCCTGTCTATGCGCCTAACGGAGGTACCTTTCATGATGGCAAAATCATCTGGGGAGCATCCGGCGGTAACCGATCAATTGGAGGGAGTGAGCAGCGCATCTCTTTGAGGACACTGGACCCGGAGACCAATAAGTCGGTCACCCTGATAAATAATTACTTCGGTTATTATTTCAATACCATCGACGACCTGGCAGTGCATCCCAAGACAGGGGACATTTGGTTCACAGATCCTC AGTACTCGTGGTTCAATGCTCTCACCGACACACCCCCCCAGCTTCCAAGTGCTAGTTACAGGTACAATGCCTCATCGGGCGCGGTTTTCGTGATTGATGACTCTATTGGCCAGCCGAATGGCATTGCGTTTAGCCCGGGAGGCTCAGTCGTCTATATCACCGACACTGCCGCTGTGAGCGCGCCAGTCGATCCCCAATATGGCCATCCTGGCAGTATATTCAATGCCACCCAACGCAG GACCGTTTATGCCTTTGACGTAAGCGAGGATGGTACCAGCGCTTACAACAAGCGACCTATCTATATGGCCTCTGGATTCGTCCCGGACGGCTTGAAGGTAGCAGCCAACGGATACATTGTGGCAGGCGTCGGACGAGGTGTTGATGTACTTGATCCCTCTGGTCAACTTCTTTTGACTATCCAGACAAACTATACCGTTCAGAATTTTGCCTGGACTGGCCCCGAACTCAAGACACTCTGGCTTATGGGTAATGGAGGGATCAGTAAAGTTGAGTGGCAACTTGAAGGACAGGAGCTAAGGTGA
- a CDS encoding Yae1 family protein (predicted protein) has product MENNLLEGLLDLEEEFYREGYDLGAADGAQAGYTEGSVFAVEKGFEKFLEIGRLYGKALVWSHRQAELDSSNMRDPPQMSQLPSEKDEDYLEPSVCREMSSVPPSSRLAKNVDTLLELVDPASLPMQNTEEAVIDVDERLKGALIKAKLIQRALGEREDACDIHPNARDIPQQKSSGDGTGSIEDISSLKLRQ; this is encoded by the coding sequence ATGGAAAACAACTTACTCGAAGGTCTCCTcgacctggaggaagaatTTTACAGGGAAGGCTATGACTTAGGAGCTGCCGATGGCGCGCAGGCTGGCTACACCGAAGGTAGTGTATTCGCTGTCGAGAAGGGCTTTGAGAAATTCCTCGAAATAGGAAGGCTCTACGGTAAAGCTCTGGTTTGGTCACACAGACAAGCCGAGCTAGACTCTTCCAACATGAGGGATCCTCCCCAGATGTCTCAATTACCTagtgagaaggatgaagattaTTTGGAGCCATCTGTCTGCAGAGAGATGTCGAGCGTTCCGCCCAGCTCCAGGCTAGCGAAGAATGTCGACACGCTTCTTGAATTGGTTGACCCGGCATCTTTACCCATGCAAAACACGGAGGAAGCCGTTATTGACGTGGATGAGCGTCTGAAGGGTGCGCtcatcaaggccaagcttATCCAGCGCGCGCTGGGCGAGCGAGAAGATGCATGCGATATACACCCTAATGCAAGAGACATTCCCCAACAGAAAAGCTCTGGGGATGGAACTGGCAGCATTGAAGACATCAGCTCCCTGAAACTCCGCCAATGA